One Clavelina lepadiformis chromosome 1, kaClaLepa1.1, whole genome shotgun sequence genomic region harbors:
- the LOC143445430 gene encoding RING finger protein 150-like, producing MAGTTYSLFCLLFAFKLCWAMTTDGPSSSYYGAIVFFNYSGSLGDGMLGSQSTTDEIGIYGSHSPKTSASGMIVHSLDEVTGIRDGCSSFMYPEINSSTPWIALISRGNCTFSEKINNAYNRNATGVIVYSEENDKGPPVMSHKDAPKIVAISIHYDLGSEVAALVNDGNVVSASILPGEEHINSSGSFQLEKTSIIFVSVSFMILMLVSLAWLVFYYIQRFRMIQTHNRSQRLRASLAQKALAKIPVLTVKRGDSVISSETICAVCLESYKIGDTIRELPCKHIFHKKCIDPWLQSKRTCPMCKVNVLKALGLEEHDNPALDVERHSETEETSDAPVDQQEQDVAESSLNIIANSNESPPESDDQPHFSGSGDALNGSSKVDLSV from the exons CTTACTATGGCGCTATTGTCTTCTTTAATTATTCAGGCTCACTTGGGGATGGAATGTTG GGTTCCCAGTCAACAACTGATGAAATTGGAATATATGGCAGCCATTCTCCAAAGACCAGTGCGTCAGGGATGATTGTGCATTCACTAGATGAAGTAACTGGGATAAGGGATGGTTGTTCAAGCTTCATGTATCCTGAAATTAACTCATCAACTCCTTGGATTGCATTGATTTCTCGTGGAAATTGCACATTTTCGGAAAAGATAAACAAT GCCTACAATCGAAATGCAACCGGTGTCATCGTCTACAGTGAGGAGAATGACAAGGGCCCCCCTGTAATGAGTCATAAAG ATGCGCCAAAAATCGTTGCAATCAGCATTCACTACGACCTCGGCAGTGAAGTTGCTGCTCTCGTAAATGATGGAAATGTAGTTAGTGCAAGTATTTTGCCTGGAGAGGAACATATTAACTCAAG tgGCAGCTTTCAGCTTGAAAAAACTTCGATCATATTTGTCTCTGTTTCTTTCATGATCTTAATGTTGGTGTCGTTGGCGTGGCTCGTCTTCTATTACATTCAAAGGTTTCGAATGATTCAAACACACAATAGAAGCCAG cgACTTCGAGCCAGCCTGGCCCAGAAAGCGCTGGCCAAGATACCTGTTTTAACGGTAAAACGCGGAGACAGCGTTATATCGTCTGAGACGATTTGTGCAGTTTGTCTTGAGTCTTATAAGATAGGAGACACTATTCGTGAATTACCATGCAA ACACATCTTCCATAAGAAATGCATCGACCCGTGGTTACAGTCAAAGAGAACCTGCCCGATGTGCAAAGTCAACGTACTAAAAGCACTTGGCCTG GAGGAGCATGATAATCCTGCGCTGGATGTGGAGCGTCATAGTGAAACGGAGGAGACATCAGATGCTCCCGTCGATCAACAA GAACAGGACGTGGCTGAATCGTCTCTCAACATCATCGCCAACAGCAACGAGTCTCCTCCAGAAAGCGATGACCAGCCTCACTTTTCGGGCTCCGGTGATGCGTTGAATGGTTCATCAAAGGTTGACCTGTCCGTATAA
- the LOC143445422 gene encoding phosphatidylinositol 3,4,5-trisphosphate 3-phosphatase TPTE2-like, with product MEGFTDLSFEHDDGLINNNGIPTQATLVPTVTDTIPVNGTVLKQDSQHKKVHWSETVTDSNSSGSVVRINDDITEIKLREVESNKRGDGVQNIPEISDLWFHDKDLDDGKGREIPENDLQKAQHKVRNFIDNLGIRIFGVILIILDIILMIIDLSISNKTESSQMFFDAMALFLSCVFMLDLFLRIFAYGFKAFFTNPWEVADAIIIVSTFIVTLIYTALDQYVAQLAENDYGRIIVLARLLRVIRVARIAYSHQQMKKSSRQTVSQNKRRYQKDGFDLDLTYVTDNVIAMSFPSSGMQSFFRNPIAEVSRFFKTKHPGKYKIYNLCSERSYDGKMFDESVYRVMIDDHNVPTIKDLMKFIEDAKEWMSQDEKNVIAIHCKGGKGRTGTIVCSWLLECGMFQNAKDALNYFGLRRTDMEVGQTFQGVETASQIRYVGYFEEIKYKYNGVVPLERSLQIKSVTIKSIAGVGRGNGSDLSMQILSDGQEVQMCKFAEEYNCKVQHNTSENSINCDVVDCPSLAGDVKVRFTSTAKNLPRGYDNCAFYFWFNTSFVEDDTLSLSREELDNPHKKKTWHIFQEDFSIDLKFENA from the exons ATGGAAGGCTTTACCGACTTATCATTTGAACATGACGATGGGTTAATTAACAATAACGGCATCCCAACGCAGGCAACACTTGTACCGACTGTGACCGACACCATCCCGGTCAACGGGACAGTGCTGAAGCAGGACAGTCAGCATAAGAAGGTACATTGGTCAGAAACAGTGACAGATTCGAACTCGTCTGGCAGTGTGGTGAGAATCAATGACGACATTACTGAGATCAAGCTGAGAGAGGTTGAAAGCAATAAACGTGGAGACGGGGTGCAAAACATCCCCGAGATATCGGACCTCTGGTTCCACGACAAGGATCTAGATGACGGTAAAGGAAGAGAGATTCCTGAGAATGACCTCCA GAAAGCGCAGCACAAGGTCCGCAATTTTATCGATAACCTTGGAATCCGCATCTTCGGAGTAATTTTAATCATTCTCGACATCATTCTCATGATCATTGATCTGAGCATCTCGAATAAAACTGAAAGCTCACAGATGTTCTTCGACGCGATGGCTCTCTTTTTATCCTGCGTTTTCATGCTCGATTTATTCCTGAGGATCTTTGCGTACGG ATTCAAAGCGTTTTTCACAAATCCTTGGGAGGTGGCAGACGCCATCATCATAGTCTCCACTTTTATTGTGACTCTCATTTACACCGCACTTGACCAGTATGTGGCGCAGCTGGCTGAGAACGACTACGGAAG GATAATAGTTTTGGCTCGTTTGCTGCGTGTGATTCGAGTAGCGAGAATAGCGTACTCACATCAACAAATGAAGAAATCCAGTCGTCAAACGGTATCCCAAAATAAGAGAAGATACCAG AAAGATGGATTCGATTTGGACCTGACCTACGTCACTGATAACGTCATAGCTATGTCATTTCCGAGTAGCGGTATGCAAAGCTTCTTCCGTAACCCAATCGCCGAAGTCAGCCGATTCTTCAAAACGAAGCATCCAGGAAAATACAAGATTTACAATCTGTGCA GTGAAAGGAGCTACGACGGCAAAATGTTTGACGAAAGCGTCTATCGGGTCATGATTGATGACCACAACGTGCCAACTATAAA ggATCTCATGAAGTTTATTGAAGATGCAAAGGAGTGGATGTCGCAGGATGAAAAAAACGTTATCGCGATCCACTGCAAGGGAGGAAAAGGAAGAACCGGAACAATCGTCTGCTCCTGGCTCCTGGAATGTGGAATGTTCCAGAATGCTAAA GACGCTCTGAATTACTTCGGTTTGAGAAGAACAGACATGGAAGTTGGCCAAACCTTCCAAGGGGTAGAGACCGCATCACAGATTCGTTACGTTGGatattttgaagaaataaaatacaaatacaatgGGGTAGTACCGTTGGAAAGATCCTTGCAAATCAAGTCGGTCACCATCAAATCTATTGCTG GTGTCGGAAGAGGAAACGGCTCTGATTTGTCAATGCAAATACTGTCCGATGGTCAAGAAGTGCAAATGTGTAAGTTTGCTGAAGAATACAATTGCAAG GTGCAGCACAATACATCAGAAAACAGTATAAATTGTGACGTAGTTGATTGTCCTTCCTTGGCAGGAGATGTGAAAGTTCGCTTCACTTCGACAGCG AAAAATTTGCCACGCGGctacgacaactgtgcttttTACTTTTGGTTTAACACGTCATTTGTGGAGGACGACACGTTGAGCTTGTCCCGCGAGGAGCTGGACAACCCCCACAAGAAGAAGACATGGCACATATTCCAGGAGGACTTTTCGATAGATTTGAAATTCGAAAACGCCTAG
- the LOC143448986 gene encoding uncharacterized protein LOC143448986, with product MGGLFSRRNYKKSSKFKRHQKVTSSSEDDLLSCHVGPSIEERKRELFKTSSSDNFGVEEFEAYVNTKSKALKMSSKGSFEKDCIEVHNKYRKNHGAKPLQRKSELTRHAQDWANKLAAQGVLKHSNNRNYGENVAMSSRQNPTAKEMTAMWYDEIAKYRFNSPGFRSGTGHFTQVVWKGSTHVGIGVASSAKGTFVVANYEPPGNISNPGYFEKNVCPAGSKRRDSSSSSSSSSSSSDEEERKRVVVKKPAEKGGTKTETKVKTDVEEFTDEKGRRVRKTTKTTTTITTKGGSKSTSTKTEVNTEYLSGASSSKNRHDKVVGDVGRMRIRDRSSSSSSSSDEDEKTKKMTEKDRKKFEDECISRHNELRKRHGAPPLKRNKKLTEKAQKWAKHILSLGRLQHSSDKEYGENVAYKYASNKTRFGGNEIADMWYDEIQKYNFKKAQFSSGTGHFTQVVWEDSKEIGVGVADDGKGTIFVVANYYPAGNFMGHFEKNVKPPKELHIFKRHQNGTSLSKNNLLSVVILSLVFGRKRELFKTSSSNNLGVEEFEAYVKTKSKALKMSSKESFEKDCIEVHNKYRKKHGAKPLQRKDELTRHAQDWANKLAAQGELKNSNNRNYGENVAMSSSQHPTAIEITAMWYDQIAKYDFCLPGFRSSTGNFTQVVWKESTHVGIGIASGAKGTFVVANYKPAGNVTNRGYFEKNVRPVERKRSDPSSSNSEENESVFVEKLAQSGTETEIKDNTDVEEFTDEKGCRVRKTVKTTTTTTTKGNSKTTSVETDVDIEYLNESDSSKDNVGKVFDDVICIPPGEKSSESIGSRSSSRSSNSSDEVVSKKMSGSDRKTFEDQSIKRHNELRKIHGAPPLRRSGQLREKAQKWAERLLSLRRLQHSNDIEYGENVAYKFSLDRCRFEGNEIVDMWYEGLRNYDFTKAQFSSETGNFTQIVWENSTEIGVGVADDGEGTIYAVAKYYPAGNVKGLFYKNVKPPKQ from the exons ATGGGTGGTTTGTTTTCTCGCAGAAATTATAAAAAGTCGTCTAAATTTAAACGTCATCAAAAGGTGACGTCATCAAGCGAGGACGACCTGCTGTCTTGCCACGTGGGTCCGAGTATCgaagaaagaaaaagagaaTTGTTCAAAACGTCGTCTTCTGACAACTTCGGAGTCGAAGAGTTTGAAGCCTACGTTAACACCAAGAGCAAAGCATtaaaaatgtcatcaaaagggagttttgaaaaagattgCATCGAAGTACATAACAAGTACAGGAAGAATCACGGCGCCAAACCGCTACAGCGAAAAAGTGAACTTACTCGCCACGCACAGGACTGGGCAAATAAGCTGGCAGCTCAAGGTGTGCTGAAACACTCCAACAATCGCAATTATGGAGAAAATGTCGCCATGTCAAGCAGGCAAAATCCTACCG CAAAGGAGATGACGGCCATGTGGTATGATGAAATTGCCAAGTACAGATTCAACTCTCCTGGGTTTCGTTCAGGAACAG GTCACTTCACGCAAGTTGTATGGAAGGGATCAACCCATGTGGGAATCGGTGTCGCTAGCAGCGCTAAGGGGACGTTTGTCGTAGCCAATTACGAACCCCCGGGCAACATCTCAAACCCGGgatactttgaaaagaacgTTTGTCCAGCCGGGAGCAAGAGACGCGACTCCAGTTCTTCTTCatcgtcatcatcatcatcatcggACGAGGAGGAAAGGAAAAGAGTGGTTGTAAAGA AACCAGCAGAGAAAGGTGGAAccaaaactgaaacaaaagtGAAAACCGATGTCGAGGAATTCACGGATGAAAAAG GTCGTCGAGTGAGGAAAACGACAAAAactacaacaacaataacGACAAAGGGTGGCTCGAAGTCGACGTCAACAAAAACCGAAGTCAACACCGAGTACCTGAGTGGAGCTAGCTCAAGCAAAA ATCGTCATGATAAAGTCGTCGGTGACGTCGGTCGCATGCGGATCCGAGATAggagcagcagcagcagcagcagcagtgATGAGGATGAAAAGACCAAGAAGATGACCGAAAAAGATAggaaaaagtttgaagacGAATGCATCAGTCGGCACAACGAATTGAGGAAGAGGCACGGAGCTCCTCC gttgaaaagaaacaaaaagctAACGGAGAAGGCACAGAAATGGGCCAAGCACATACTATCTTTGGGGCGACTACAACACAGTAGCGACAAAGAGTATGGCGAGAACGTTGCGTACAAATACGCGTCCAACAAAACACGTTTTGGAG GAAACGAAATTGCTGACATGTGGTACGATGAGATACAGAAGTACAACTTTAAAAAGGCGCAGTTTTCATCTGGAACAG GACATTTCACTCAAGTTGTGTGGGAGGACTCGAAGGAAATTGGAGTTGGGGTTGCAGATGATGGAAAAGGGACAATCTTTGTCGTTGCAAATTATTATCCGGCTGGAAACTTTATGGGACATTTCgagaaaaatgtaaaaccacccaaa GAACTGCACATCTTTAAACGTCATCAAAATGGGACGTCATTAAGCAAAAACAACCTGTTGTCAGTTGTTATTCTAAGCTTAGTTTTTGGCAGAAAAAGAGAATTGTTCAAAACGTCATCTTCTAACAACCTCGGAGTCGAAGAGTTTGAAGCCTACGTCAAGACCAAGAGCAAAGCATtaaaaatgtcatcaaaagagAGTTTCGAAAAAGATTGCATCGAAGTACATAACAAGTACAGGAAGAAGCACGGCGCCAAACCGCTACAGCGAAAAGATGAACTTACTCGCCACGCACAGGACTGGGCAAATAAGCTGGCAGCTCAAGGTGAGCTTAAGAACTCCAACAATCGCAATTATGGAGAAAATGTCGCCATGTCAAGCAGCCAACATCCAACTG CAATCGAGATAACGGCCATGTGGTATGACCAAATTGCCAAGTACGATTTCTGCTTGCCAGGGTTTCGTTCAAGTACAG GTAATTTTACTCAAGTTGTATGGAAAGAATCAACCCACGTAGGGATAGGAATCGCTAGTGGCGCTAAAGGTACATTTGTGGTTGCCAATTACAAACCGGCTGGCAACGTCACGAACCGGGgatactttgaaaagaacgTCCGTCCAGTTGAGAGGAAGAGAAGCGACCCGTCGTCAAGTAACAGTGAAGAAAACGAAAGTGTGTTTGTTGAAA AATTAGCGCAGAGCGGAACCGAAACTGAAATAAAAGACAATACTGATGTGGAGGAGTTCACGGACGAAAAAG GCTGCCGAGTGCGAAAAACCGTAAAAACCACGACAACGACAACTACAAAAGGAAACTCCAAAACGACATCAGTAGAAACAGACGTCGACATTGAATATCTAAATGAGAGTGACTCAAGCAAAG aTAATGTTGGAAAAGTATTCGATGATGTCATTTGCATACCTCCAGGCGAGAAGAGCAGTGAGAGCATTGGGAGCAGGAGCAGCAGCCGCAGCAGCAACAGCAGTGATGAGGTTGTTTCAAAGAAGATGTCCGGGAGCGATAGGAAGACGTTTGAAGATCAAAGCATCAAACGACACAACGAACTGAGAAAAATTCATGGAGCTCCTCC ATTGCGAAGAAGCGGACAGTTAAGGGAAAAAGCACAGAAATGGGCCGAACGTTTGTTAAGTCTACGGCGACTGCAGCACAGCAACGACATAGAATATGGCGAGAACGTAGCATACAAATTTTCCTTGGATAGATGTCGCTTTGAAG GTAATGAAATAGTTGACATGTGGTATGAAGGGCTGAGGAATTACGACTTTACAAAGGCGCAATTTTCATCTGAAACAG GGAATTTCACGCAAATTGTTTGGGAAAACTCAACGGAAATAGGAGTGGGAGTGGCCGACGATGGGGAGGGGACAATCTACGCAGTTGCAAAATATTACCCGGCTGGGAATGTCAAAGGactgttttacaaaaatgtaaaaccgCCCAAACAATGA
- the LOC143469324 gene encoding POU domain, class 4, transcription factor 3-like, translated as MFTNMLAPHPHHHRPPSPTSSMTSLTTSNYSSDQKYAPLHNAADAMRRMTSPVAYSGNLFAGFDETFFARAEALAAVDYTGKNQFKPEPSNHAYYAPSASHYGSQQHPAPPVPPPVYGSMHPPSAFHHTALQSTLDSSDVIDQLGSNHSALSPYQPPTFNSAMMSSSDSQSPYIAHPTPTYNHTSHFHPVSSAIHPSIPPPPGSAPVPTITGSPPPNIPNFPSSEYDTDPRELEAFAERFKQRRIKLGVTQNDVGQALANLKLSGVGSLSQSTICRFESLTLSHNNMVALKPILITWLEKAEEEYRRKMENAALGDKKRKRTSIAAPEKRSLEAYFSVQPRPSSEKIAAIAEKLDLKKNVVRVWFCNQRQKQKRMKFSAFNGEGM; from the exons atgttcacCAACATGCTCGCCCCCCACCCCCACCATCATAGACCGCCATCGCCTACCTCATCGATGACGTCACTAACGACAAGCAACTACAGCAGCGATCAAAAGTACGCTCCGCTACATAACGCGGCTGACGCGATGAGAAGAATGACGTCACCAGTTGCATATTCG GGAAATCTATTTGCTGGATTTGACGAAACGTTCTTCGCAAGAGCCGAAGCATTGGCGGCAGTAGACTACACAGGAAAAAATCAGTTTAAACCGGAACCAAGCAACCATGCGTACTACGCACCTAGCGCGTCCCATTACGGATCACAACAACACCCAGCGCCTCCAGTGCCCCCACCAG TTTACGGTTCAATGCATCCGCCCTCGGCTTTTCATCATACCGCCCTTCAGAGCACCCTCGATTccagtgacgtcatagatCAGCTGGGATCAAACCACAG TGCGCTGTCGCCGTACCAACCGCCAACTTTCAACTCGGCCATGATGTCGTCGTCAGATTCGCAGTCACCGTACATCGCACATCCAACTCCGACCTACAACCACACAAGTCACTTCCACCCCGTTTCATCAGCAATCCATCCGTCGATTCCGCCCCCACCAGGCTCCGCTCCGGTTCCTACGATCACAG GTTCGCCGCCTCCAAACATACCCAACTTTCCGTCGAGTGAATACGACACAGACCCCAGAGAATTAGAAGCTTTTGCAGAAAG GTTCAAACAGCGGAGAATAAAACTCGGTGTGACACAAAATGACGTAGGACAGGCTTTAGCAAATCTGAAATTGTCCGGTGTTGGATCGCTAAGTCAAAGTACCATTTGCAG aTTCGAATCGCTCACTTTAAGCCACAACAACATGGTGGCACTCAAACCAATACTAATCACGTGGCTTGAGAAAGCAGAAGAAGAATACAGAAGAAAGATGGAGAATGCGGCGCTTGGCGacaaaaaacgaaaacgaaCGTCCATCGCTGCTCCTGAAAAACGATCTCTCGAGGCTTATTTTTCCGTCCAA CCTCGTCCTTCCTCGGAGAAGATCGCTGCCATCGCTGAAAAACTTGACCTGAAGAAGAATGTGGTCAGGGTTTGGTTTTGTAACCAAAGGCAGAAACAAAAGCGCATGAAGTTCTCAGCGTTTAATGGA gAAGGAATGTAA
- the LOC143469313 gene encoding tetratricopeptide repeat protein 29-like, whose protein sequence is MTTLPAIGKGNENKRSSARSRGSSQIAQRSTRFMTWRDRETLKHQKIREEMPTMTKVDTSVYRNSYKHNLCIQMLKEGFHKSFEELFSLIEQRKQERLEAGIDSVLWQEKPLDVQEEKLDQLLVYLTKAEAATRSGKWEEVYSCRHKLAQYFLETGDGWLSDHFFKTALETSLNIRLDGRKREAEAHCNMGLSCERNGDHEGASRHLEQFHQLSVGRAWRNDDDITHCQTACRHLSRVYTTLAESNPSVQTCQSFLHKAYEMAKEGDDVLQIAQAALKLGRNYEQIRDSETAMEYLKSCLEAAQAIEDQHLIGEACEALAKSHQTQGNVNKSIEFLELFVETSRSDDRKREFIDACNCLGTIYNTLGYYEKSVNHYTSAYETSNEIEVNNEESSVLLGVAKGNQLLNDFKGNMEIPEPYMMARIVGWKDERINDFGKTIPAPQVRPPPSPEKVPDPTQPYREADPEKALSYA, encoded by the exons ATGACTACTCTGCCTGCTATTGGAAAAGGGAATGAAAATAAGCGGTCATCGGCCCGATCAAGAG GTTCATCACAAATTGCACAGAGAAGCACACGCTTCATGACATGGAGGGACCGTGAAACtttaaaacaccaaaaaatcaGAGAGGAAATGCCAACTATGACCAAAGTTGATACATCAGT ATATCGAAATTCATACAAACACAATCTCTGCATTCAAATGTTGAAAGAAGGTTTCCATAAATCTTTTGAAGAACTCTTTAGTCTCATCGAACAACGTAAACAAGAACGTCTGGAAGCGGGTATTGACTCTGTCCTGTGGCAA GAAAAACCTCTCGATGTACAAGAAGAAAAGCTTGATCAGTTACTTGTTTATCTCACAAAAGCTGAAGCTGCAACAAGAAGTG GAAAATGGGAGGAAGTTTACTCATGCAGACACAAGTTGGCACAGTACTTTCTAGAGACAGGAGATGGCTGGTTGTCCGACCATTTCTTTAAAACTGCCTTGGAAACCAGCCTGAACATCAGATTAGATGGCAGGAAGCGTGAGGCGGAGGCTCACTGTAATATGGGCTTGTCTTGCGAGAGAAACG GCGATCATGAGGGCGCGTCTCGTCACTTGGAACAATTTCATCAGCTCAGTGTTGGCAGGGCTTGGAGAAATGATGATGACATCACACACTGTCAAACAGCTTGCAGACATTTATCGAG AGTTTACACAACTCTTGCTGAAAGCAATCCAAGTGTACAAACCTGTCAGTCATTTTTACACAAAGCCTATGAGATGGCTAAGGAGGGTGACGACGTTTTACAGATTGCACAAGCAGCCCTAAAGCTGGGCCGCAACTATGAACAAATAAGAGACTCAGAAACTGCTATGGAG TACCTGAAAAGCTGTCTTGAAGCCGCTCAGGCAATTGAGGACCAACATTTGATCGGCGAAGCGTGTGAAGCTCTTGCCAAATCGCATCAAACTCAGGGAAATGTCAACAAGTCCATTGAATTCCTGGAACTCTTTGTCGAAACCTCTCGCTCCGACGACCGAAAGAGGGAGTTTATTGATGCGTGCAATTGCCTGGGCACCATATACAACACTCTG GGTTATTATGAAAAATCAGTCAACCACTATACGTCCGCATATGAAACCTCAAACGAAATTGAAGTAAACAATGAAGAATCGAGCGTACTTCTCGGCGTTGCCAAGGGTAACCAGCTTCTAAACGATTTCAAAGGGAACATGGAAATACCCGAACCATACATGATGGCACGAATTGTCGGATGGAAAGATGAAAGAATAAACGATTTTGGAAAAACAATCCCTGCGC CTCAGGTGCGTCCTCCGCCGTCGCCCGAAAAGGTTCCAGATCCAACGCAGCCTTACAGAGAAGCCGACCCTGAAAAAGCATTATCATACGCATAA